The window TCCTGGGAATAGTGGTGGGCGGCTCGTTAACTCTTTTCGCTGTTCGCGCGCAAGTGGTTAAAAGCATTTCCGGCTTCGACTTTCTGTCCCGCGAAGCGTTTCTGCTGGCCAACACTATCTTGTTCTTCATCGCGGCGTTATTTGTGCTTCTGGGCACGGTGTATCCAATCATTTCCGATGCGTTGAACCTAGGTAAGATTTCCGTTGGCGAACCCTGGTTTAATTTTTTCTTTGTGAAACTGATGGCGGTAGTTGCTGCGCTCTTGGGCATCGGCATTATGCTCAACTGGAAAAAAACCGACTACGGTAAAATTCGGCCCTGGCAAACCGTGCCGATCATTGGTGCTTTGTGGTTGGGCAGCTTTATCCCGGGGGTGATCGAAGGAGATTATTCAATTGCTGCAGCCATAAGCATCACCTTGGGTAGCTGGGTCATTTTTGCGTCTTTGGCGGATTTAAAACGTAAAATTCGTCATGCCCCGAGATTTACCGCGGGCCTGAGCAAGCTGTCACCCAGTTATTACGGTATGTTGATTGCTCATATTGGATTCGCATTTAGCTTAATGGGCGCAAGCCTGAATACGATCTATAGTGATCAGCGGGATGTTCGAATTGCGATTGGTGATTCGGTGTTCGCTGCCGGCTATGAATATGAGCTACTGGATGTCACTCGGGTGAAAGGCGCAAACTATTTTGCTGATGTCGGTGAGATTATTGTTCGCAAACATGGCAAAGAAGTGTCGCGATTACGCCCAGAAAAACGCCGCTATTTTTCCGGCGGTAATGTGATGACCGAGGCGGATATAGACGCAGGCTTTACGCGGGATATCTATGTGGCTCTGGGCGAGCAACTGGATAACACCGACTGGGCGATTCGCATCCACTTTAAACCGGTTGTGCGCTGGATTTGGTTAGGCGCTATTCTGATGGCGCTTGGAGGTGGTATTGCCATGGCGGATAAACGCTATCGCGCTCGTCAATCAGTTCGCGAACAAGTAACGGATGCGGATGACAGTCTAGAAGACGCGCAGGGCGAGGGTCAGCCTGCCACTGCCATGACAGACGGAGTCGCCTCCCAGTGAAACGATTAAAGCTCTTTATCCCGCTGGTTATTTTTGCGGTGCTCGCGCTGTTTTTGTTGCGCGGGCTCTCGCTGGATCCAAGTCATCTCCCCTCCGCTTTGGTCGGCAAACCGGTGCCAGAGTTTTCGCTACCTGTGGTCGGTGAACAAGAGCCGTCAGTGAGCAACGCGAGCCTGCAGGGCGAACCCTACCTACTCAACGTGTGGGCGACCTGGTGCCCATCTTGCCGGGTCGAGCACCCCTATCTCAACAAGCTGGCGGAGCAGGGCGTGCGTATAGTGGGCCTGGATTACAAAGATGAAGACGATGCTGCCTTGGAGTGGTTATCGCACTTTGGCAACCCCTATGAATCGGTGATTGCTGATCGCGATGGTTCGCTCGGGCTGGATCTCGGCGTCTACGGCGCGCCAGAAACATTTCTAGTCGATAAAAACGGCATCATTCAATATCGCCATGTGGGTGTCGTGGATGAGCGCGTGTGGCGTTCCAAGCTGGCTCCCATTTTTAACCAACCCTAGTTCGCGATCTTTTCATGACTTCATCTTTTCATCTGGCCCCAGAATATGGGCCAGTTTCTGCTGTGCTTATGGCGCTTCCGTATGCGGGGAGTGATTGGGATTATGTGCTCGATGACGTACTCGATTGCTACGGTAGAATCGTTGAAACCTTGCTCGAGCAGGATAAAAATATTCAGTTGCTGATGTTGGTGAAGCCCGACTCCCGCTCCAAGGTGTGGGCTGCATCGCTGGCGCTCGATGAAAAATCCCGGGCGCGTCTGACCTTGATCGACTCGGTGGGTTATGACGATACCTGGACGCGCGACTACGGGCCACTAAGCAGTTCTAGCGGTGGTCGCAGGTCTTATCTCACTTGCATTTTTAACGGGTGGGGTGGCAAGTACAATTGCATCCAGGACAATCTCGCCGCCGGCAAGTTAGCGCCCTGGCTAGGCTCAACGGTTGCCAGTTACGACCTCGTGGTGGAAGGCGGTGCGCTTGAGGTGAACGGGCAGGGCGTATTGTTAGCGAACGCTGATTGTATTGTTGATGCCCATCGCAACGGAGCTAAAACGCGCGCAGAGCTGGAAACTGAACTGAAAAAACTTTTTGGGCTCGAACGTATAGAGTGGGTAAATAACATCAACCTTACCGGTGACGATACCGACGGGCATATCGATACTATTGCACGCTTTGTTGCCGACGATCTGATAGTTGCCTGTGGCCGCAACCCGCAGCACCCGGATGCGGAGCAGCTTGAATCCCTCTATTCGCAGCTCAGTTTGATCTGCGAAAGAAATTACTGGCAGCTGGTCGAATTACCGGTACCTCAGGTGCGAAGCCGTGTCGATCAGCGCCTGTTGCCCGCGACCTACGCCAATTTTTTAATTTGTAATCGCACCTTGTTACTACCAGTGTACGGGGCAGAAGAAGACGAACGCGCAACAGACATGCTGCGCGAATTATTACCTCAATTGCAGGTGGTGCCGGTGGATTGCTCTGCGCTCGTTGAGCAACACGGTAGCCTCCATTGCGC of the Teredinibacter turnerae T7901 genome contains:
- a CDS encoding DsbE family thiol:disulfide interchange protein: MKRLKLFIPLVIFAVLALFLLRGLSLDPSHLPSALVGKPVPEFSLPVVGEQEPSVSNASLQGEPYLLNVWATWCPSCRVEHPYLNKLAEQGVRIVGLDYKDEDDAALEWLSHFGNPYESVIADRDGSLGLDLGVYGAPETFLVDKNGIIQYRHVGVVDERVWRSKLAPIFNQP
- a CDS encoding heme lyase CcmF/NrfE family subunit, with amino-acid sequence MIPEFGQLSLIIALLLATCLSVVPMAGSFNGRLVWMLSARSLSVGMFVFVALAFAILAYAFYTDDFSVAYVARQSNLVLPVQYKLSAVWGGHEGSLLLWVFILASWTLAVSVFSRRLPIDVLARVLSVMGMIAVGFLLFTIATSNPFERILPNIPSDGSDLNPLLQDPGLIIHPPMLYMGYVGFSVVFAFAIAALLSGRMDAAWARWSRPWTNAAWCFLSLGIALGSWWAYYELGWGGWWFWDPVENASLLPWLVGTALIHSLAMTEKRGVYKNWTLLLAIFSFSLSLLGTFLVRSGVITSVHAFASDPTRGVFILAFLGIVVGGSLTLFAVRAQVVKSISGFDFLSREAFLLANTILFFIAALFVLLGTVYPIISDALNLGKISVGEPWFNFFFVKLMAVVAALLGIGIMLNWKKTDYGKIRPWQTVPIIGALWLGSFIPGVIEGDYSIAAAISITLGSWVIFASLADLKRKIRHAPRFTAGLSKLSPSYYGMLIAHIGFAFSLMGASLNTIYSDQRDVRIAIGDSVFAAGYEYELLDVTRVKGANYFADVGEIIVRKHGKEVSRLRPEKRRYFSGGNVMTEADIDAGFTRDIYVALGEQLDNTDWAIRIHFKPVVRWIWLGAILMALGGGIAMADKRYRARQSVREQVTDADDSLEDAQGEGQPATAMTDGVASQ
- a CDS encoding agmatine deiminase family protein, which produces MTSSFHLAPEYGPVSAVLMALPYAGSDWDYVLDDVLDCYGRIVETLLEQDKNIQLLMLVKPDSRSKVWAASLALDEKSRARLTLIDSVGYDDTWTRDYGPLSSSSGGRRSYLTCIFNGWGGKYNCIQDNLAAGKLAPWLGSTVASYDLVVEGGALEVNGQGVLLANADCIVDAHRNGAKTRAELETELKKLFGLERIEWVNNINLTGDDTDGHIDTIARFVADDLIVACGRNPQHPDAEQLESLYSQLSLICERNYWQLVELPVPQVRSRVDQRLLPATYANFLICNRTLLLPVYGAEEDERATDMLRELLPQLQVVPVDCSALVEQHGSLHCATMQIA